One Rubinisphaera margarita DNA window includes the following coding sequences:
- a CDS encoding transposase, with translation MSGKGSNVMLLTDAHGQPVGLQSHSASPHDVNLIERLLQDSLRWVIRARRFVYDTAADSARLRRRVWLYGPRLIATYRRRRNEKHARRLNSRDQRFYDLRYRIERTFAWLSHYRRLNVRWEYHAHLFEGFWQLACLFTILKRL, from the coding sequence ATGAGCGGCAAAGGCTCCAACGTCATGCTGCTCACCGATGCTCATGGTCAGCCGGTGGGCCTGCAGTCCCACAGTGCTTCTCCGCATGATGTCAATCTGATCGAACGATTGCTCCAAGACTCGCTCCGCTGGGTGATTCGAGCCCGACGGTTCGTCTACGACACGGCCGCCGATTCCGCTCGTCTGCGGCGTCGGGTCTGGCTCTACGGACCTCGCCTCATTGCTACCTACCGGCGACGGAGAAACGAGAAGCACGCTCGCCGACTCAACTCCCGTGACCAACGCTTCTACGATCTTCGCTACCGAATCGAACGGACATTTGCCTGGCTGAGCCATTACCGCAGGCTGAACGTCCGCTGGGAATACCACGCTCACCTGTTTGAAGGCTTCTGGCAACTCGCCTGTCTGTTCACTATCCTGAAGCGGTTGTGA